One part of the Methylobacterium terrae genome encodes these proteins:
- the puuE gene encoding allantoinase PuuE: protein MTDSPYPRDLVGYGRTPPHAQWPDGARIAVQFVINYEEGGENCLLHGDRASEAFLSEIVGAQAWPGQRHMSMESIYEYGSRVGFWRLHRLFAGRNLPVTVYGVATALQRNPDAVAAMREAGWEIACHGLKWIDYRDFSYEEEKAHMSEAIRIHTEVTGERPLGWYTGRTSENTLRLVMEEGGFLYSADSYADDLPYWVEGPRAPQLVVPYTLDSNDMRFATPQGFNAGDQFFAYLRDSFDVLYAEGAETPRMLSIGLHCRLVGRPGRIAALARFLDHVASHADVWVTRRIDIARHWVRTHAPAGLTPSRMGRALFVESFGDVFEHSPWVADGAHAAGLSGMQDTADGLHAAMVEVMRAAEPERQLALIRAHPDLAGRVAAADLAPESRAEQASAGLDALDAEGRARFLDLNERYRARHGFPFVMAVRGKSPDEILMQLAERLDNPPEEERARALAEIETIAMLRLRQRLPSLPDVFSAPA, encoded by the coding sequence ATGACCGATTCCCCCTACCCCCGCGACCTCGTCGGCTACGGCCGCACCCCGCCCCACGCGCAATGGCCGGACGGCGCCCGCATCGCGGTGCAGTTCGTGATCAACTACGAGGAGGGCGGCGAGAACTGCCTGCTGCACGGCGACCGGGCGTCCGAGGCGTTCCTGTCGGAGATCGTCGGCGCGCAGGCCTGGCCGGGCCAGCGCCACATGAGCATGGAATCGATCTACGAGTACGGCTCGCGGGTCGGGTTCTGGCGGCTGCACAGGCTGTTCGCCGGGCGCAACCTGCCGGTGACGGTCTACGGCGTCGCCACCGCCCTCCAGCGCAACCCGGATGCGGTGGCGGCGATGCGCGAGGCCGGCTGGGAGATCGCCTGCCACGGCCTCAAGTGGATCGACTACCGCGACTTCTCCTACGAGGAGGAGAAGGCCCACATGAGCGAGGCGATCCGGATCCACACCGAGGTGACGGGCGAGCGCCCGCTCGGCTGGTACACGGGCCGCACCTCGGAGAACACCCTGCGGCTGGTGATGGAGGAAGGCGGCTTCCTCTACTCGGCGGATTCCTACGCCGACGACCTGCCCTACTGGGTCGAGGGGCCCCGCGCGCCGCAGCTCGTCGTGCCCTACACCCTCGATTCCAACGACATGCGGTTCGCGACGCCGCAGGGGTTCAACGCCGGCGACCAGTTCTTCGCCTACCTGCGCGACTCGTTCGACGTGCTCTACGCCGAGGGCGCCGAGACGCCCCGGATGCTGTCGATCGGCCTGCATTGCCGCCTCGTCGGCCGGCCGGGGCGGATCGCGGCGCTCGCGCGCTTCCTCGACCACGTGGCGTCCCACGCGGACGTGTGGGTGACGCGGCGCATCGACATTGCCCGCCACTGGGTGAGGACCCACGCGCCCGCCGGCCTGACCCCGAGCCGGATGGGCCGCGCGCTGTTCGTCGAGAGCTTCGGCGACGTGTTCGAGCACTCGCCCTGGGTGGCGGACGGCGCCCACGCCGCCGGGCTGTCGGGCATGCAGGACACGGCCGACGGGCTCCACGCCGCGATGGTCGAGGTGATGCGGGCGGCCGAGCCGGAGCGGCAGCTGGCGCTGATCCGCGCCCATCCCGACCTCGCCGGCCGGGTGGCGGCGGCCGACCTCGCGCCGGAATCCCGCGCCGAGCAGGCCTCGGCCGGCCTCGACGCCCTCGATGCCGAGGGCCGCGCCCGCTTCCTCGACCTCAACGAGCGCTACCGCGCCCGCCACGGCTTCCCCTTCGTGATGGCGGTGCGGGGGAAGAGCCCGGACGAGATCCTGATGCAACTCGCCGAGCGCCTCGACAACCCGCCCGAGGAGGAGCGCGCCCGGGCCCTCGCCGAGATCGAGACCATCGCGATGCTGCGGCTGCGCCAGCGCCTGCCTTCGCTGCCGGACGTGTTCTCGGCCCCGGCGTGA
- a CDS encoding glycosyltransferase family 4 protein: MPLPSIVLDLTRLVTRLRHASPTGIDRVDLAYARHLLAQGGERFGLVSTRLGPKVLERARMAALVEAAVAAWTEEVAAGDDPVYRDLAGTLGLPLPAATVRPAAPDGARRRRERQVRAWLDALRAPGPAALPRGSLYLHTSHLRLDLPARFDWLYDRTDIRPVFFVHDLIPIEYPEYGRAGEAERHRVRMETVARHARAVVVNSADVGARLAAHLAGMGRRAPAITVGPLGIEEAFGGAPSASPARPFFLVCGTIEPRKNLISLLTAWRELGTRHGAATPRLVVVGRRGWESENVVDLLERCPAVREHVTEVSGLSTAGLVRLMGSATALLMPSFAEGYGLPVLEAAASGLPVVASDIPVHREIAGPFAAFLHPLDGLGWMRTVEALAAPGSPLRAEMAARLAGYRAPTWEDHFARVDPALEAVAG; encoded by the coding sequence ATGCCCCTGCCCTCCATCGTCCTCGATCTCACCCGCCTCGTCACCCGCCTGCGGCACGCGAGCCCGACCGGGATCGACCGGGTCGACCTGGCCTACGCGCGCCACCTGCTGGCGCAGGGCGGCGAGCGCTTCGGCCTCGTCTCGACGCGGCTCGGCCCGAAGGTGCTCGAACGGGCGCGGATGGCCGCCCTCGTTGAGGCGGCGGTCGCGGCCTGGACCGAGGAGGTCGCGGCCGGGGACGACCCGGTCTATCGCGACCTCGCCGGGACGCTCGGCCTGCCGCTCCCCGCGGCAACCGTCCGGCCGGCGGCCCCGGACGGGGCGCGCCGGCGCCGGGAGCGCCAGGTGCGGGCCTGGCTCGACGCCCTGCGGGCGCCCGGCCCGGCCGCCCTGCCGCGGGGCAGCCTCTACCTCCACACCTCGCACCTGCGCCTCGACCTGCCGGCGCGGTTCGACTGGCTCTACGACCGGACCGACATCCGGCCGGTCTTCTTCGTCCACGACCTGATTCCGATCGAGTACCCCGAATACGGCCGCGCCGGCGAGGCGGAGCGCCACCGGGTGCGGATGGAGACCGTGGCCCGCCACGCCCGCGCGGTCGTGGTGAACTCGGCCGATGTCGGGGCGCGCCTCGCCGCCCACCTCGCCGGGATGGGACGCCGGGCGCCCGCGATCACCGTCGGGCCGCTCGGGATCGAGGAGGCCTTCGGGGGGGCTCCATCGGCGTCGCCGGCCCGGCCGTTCTTCCTGGTCTGCGGCACGATCGAGCCGCGCAAGAACCTGATCAGCCTCCTCACCGCCTGGCGCGAGCTCGGCACCCGGCACGGGGCGGCGACGCCGCGCCTCGTCGTCGTCGGGCGGCGGGGCTGGGAGAGCGAGAACGTGGTCGACCTCCTCGAGCGCTGCCCGGCGGTGCGCGAGCACGTCACCGAGGTCTCGGGCCTCTCGACCGCCGGGCTGGTGCGGCTGATGGGGAGCGCCACCGCCCTCCTGATGCCCTCCTTCGCCGAGGGCTACGGCCTGCCGGTGCTGGAGGCCGCCGCCAGCGGCCTGCCGGTCGTCGCCTCCGACATCCCGGTCCACCGCGAGATCGCCGGCCCGTTCGCCGCGTTCCTGCACCCGCTCGACGGCCTGGGGTGGATGCGGACGGTCGAGGCGCTGGCGGCGCCGGGCTCCCCCTTGCGCGCCGAGATGGCCGCGCGCCTCGCGGGCTATCGCGCGCCGACCTGGGAGGACCACTTCGCCCGGGTCGATCCGGCGCTGGAGGCCGTGGCGGGGTAG
- a CDS encoding rhodanese-like domain-containing protein gives MAIVDLDREAVKNGLADGSVLLIDVREPNEFASGHIPGSVSFPLSTFDVERLQALIAGDGRRPVLSCAAGVRSARALQYLQGQGVPLTEHYVGGFKDWANAGETVE, from the coding sequence ATGGCGATCGTCGATCTGGATCGGGAAGCGGTGAAGAACGGCCTGGCGGACGGTTCCGTCCTGCTGATCGACGTGCGCGAGCCCAACGAATTCGCCTCGGGCCACATCCCGGGCTCGGTCTCCTTCCCGCTCTCGACCTTCGACGTCGAGCGGCTGCAGGCCCTGATCGCCGGGGACGGACGCCGTCCGGTCCTGTCCTGCGCCGCCGGGGTTCGCTCGGCGCGGGCGCTGCAATACCTCCAGGGCCAGGGCGTCCCCCTGACCGAGCACTATGTCGGCGGCTTCAAGGATTGGGCCAATGCCGGCGAGACCGTCGAATAG
- a CDS encoding efflux RND transporter periplasmic adaptor subunit produces the protein MRRLRLAAVIPALLLMAGIPARAQAPGGPPPTVTVAKPVVKEVVEHDDFTGRFNAIEYVEVRARVTGYLQKIHFQDGAVVKKGDLLFTIDRRPYKAALDQATAALASAQARLNFTQTDLERAQTLSRSGNISEQVTDQRRQNSLTAQADVDSATAAQRQAQLNYDFTEVRSPIDGRISQRLVTEGNIVITDQTMLTTIVSLDPIYFSFTVDERSFLAYQGTLRIGMGATQNEHTVPILVALTGEAKPTRKGVLNFVDNRVDEATGTVLLRATVENPDRFIKPGLFGIVSMPASKPYRGVLIPDDAIAANQDKRLVYVLGPDNVVQPRNIRPGPKIDGYRVVRDGLKGDETIVIVGLTRVRPGAKVTPEVKELPPVRE, from the coding sequence ATGCGCAGGCTGAGGCTGGCGGCGGTGATCCCGGCGCTCCTGCTGATGGCCGGTATCCCGGCGCGGGCCCAGGCTCCCGGCGGTCCGCCCCCCACGGTCACGGTTGCCAAGCCCGTGGTCAAGGAGGTGGTGGAGCACGACGACTTCACCGGCCGCTTCAACGCGATCGAGTACGTCGAGGTGCGGGCCCGGGTCACCGGCTACCTCCAGAAGATCCACTTCCAGGACGGCGCCGTGGTGAAGAAGGGCGACCTGCTCTTCACCATCGACCGGCGGCCCTACAAGGCGGCGCTCGACCAGGCCACGGCGGCCCTGGCCTCGGCGCAGGCCCGGCTGAACTTCACCCAGACCGACCTCGAGCGCGCCCAGACGCTGAGCCGGTCGGGCAACATCTCCGAGCAGGTCACCGACCAGCGCCGGCAGAACTCGCTCACCGCCCAGGCCGACGTCGACAGCGCCACCGCGGCCCAGCGCCAGGCCCAGCTCAACTACGACTTCACCGAGGTGCGCTCGCCGATCGACGGGCGGATCTCGCAGCGCCTCGTCACCGAGGGCAACATCGTCATCACCGACCAGACGATGCTGACCACCATCGTCTCGCTCGACCCGATCTACTTCTCGTTCACCGTCGACGAGCGCTCGTTCCTGGCCTACCAGGGCACGCTGCGCATCGGCATGGGGGCGACCCAGAACGAGCACACGGTGCCGATCCTGGTGGCGCTCACCGGCGAGGCGAAGCCCACCCGCAAGGGCGTGCTCAACTTCGTCGACAACCGCGTCGACGAGGCGACCGGCACGGTGCTGTTGCGCGCCACCGTCGAGAACCCCGACCGCTTCATCAAGCCGGGCCTGTTCGGCATCGTCAGCATGCCGGCCTCCAAGCCCTATCGCGGGGTGCTGATCCCCGACGACGCGATCGCGGCGAACCAGGACAAGCGCCTCGTCTACGTGCTCGGTCCCGACAACGTCGTCCAGCCGCGCAACATCCGCCCCGGCCCGAAGATCGACGGCTACCGGGTGGTGCGCGACGGGCTCAAAGGGGACGAGACCATCGTGATCGTCGGCCTCACCCGGGTGCGCCCGGGCGCCAAGGTCACGCCCGAGGTCAAGGAATTGCCGCCGGTCCGCGAGTGA
- a CDS encoding efflux RND transporter permease subunit — protein MRFAHFFVDRPIFASVTSIVILIIGYVSYISLPVSQYPEIVPPTVVVRASYPGANAETVAATIATPIEQEINGVDNMLYMSSLSTNDGNMQLTVTFALGTNLDIANVLVQNRLSVAQPRLPGDVRNLGVTVRKSSPDLMMVVHVLSPDGTFDQNYLANYIYLRLRDPLLRLNGVGDITVFGGSEYALRLWLDPNKLASYQLSTTDVINALQEQNVQVASGALGAPPAPASQAFQLTVQTQGRFQDPSEFRKVIVKASDGRLVRVSDIARVELGQKDYTTKSFLNGQPAIGIGVFQRPGTNALEAAEQVQALMKTLSKDFPPGLEFKIAYNPTEFIAESVHEVYKTLGEAVVLVVVVILVFLQSWRTAIIPIIAIPVSLIGTFAVMALLGFSLNNLTLFGLVLAIGIVVDDAIVVVENVERNMAEGLSPGEAAHKTMDEVGGAVVAIALVLSAVFIPTAFIPGISGQFYRQFALTIAASTIISMFNSLTLSPALCKLLLKPHSEHHRPRFFLARFGAWAANTFNRAFDATANGYAATIRFLTGRLVPLLAMLLLYAGVIYGVLHLVRTTPTGFIPLQDQGYLLVVVQLPPGSSLERTTAVVQEVSRRSLDIDGVGNTVVIAGFDGATFTNTTNGAVMFLPLKPFKERLEKGLTAGKVLQAVLAKTAPMQEARIIAIPPPPVRGLGNAGGFKMQVQSREGSDIARLLQVSGDLIGAANRDPALTRVFTTFGNDTPQIYLDIDRTVARMLNVPLANVFSTLQVNLGGAYVNDFNTFGRIYQVRAQADAKYRMEKEDIERLKVRSSTGALVPMGTLASIRDISGPQIVQRYNLYYSIPVQGDSRPGVSSGQSLDAMEKLARQTLPDGMSFEWTEIAFQEKAVGNTAIYVFALGVLLVFLVLAAQYESWALPLSILLVVPTGVLAALAGVQFRAQDNNILTQIGLIVLIGLAAKNAILIVEFAHQIEESERRGPVAAAVEACRLRLRPILMTAFAFILGVVPLAFATGPGAEMRQALGTAVLFGMLGATIFGLFLTPVFYVVIRNVSIRINRWRGVDDHHGEPEPAR, from the coding sequence ATGCGTTTTGCCCATTTCTTCGTCGACCGGCCGATTTTCGCCTCGGTGACCTCGATCGTCATCCTGATCATCGGTTACGTCTCGTACATCTCGCTTCCCGTCTCGCAGTACCCCGAGATCGTGCCGCCGACCGTGGTCGTGCGCGCCTCCTATCCGGGCGCCAACGCCGAGACCGTGGCGGCCACCATCGCGACGCCGATCGAGCAGGAGATCAACGGCGTCGACAACATGCTGTACATGTCGTCGCTGTCGACCAACGACGGCAACATGCAGCTGACCGTCACCTTCGCGCTCGGCACCAACCTCGACATCGCCAACGTGCTGGTCCAGAACCGGCTCTCGGTCGCCCAGCCGCGCCTGCCCGGCGACGTGCGCAACCTCGGCGTCACGGTCCGCAAGTCCTCGCCCGACCTGATGATGGTCGTGCACGTGCTGTCGCCCGACGGCACCTTCGACCAGAACTACCTCGCCAACTACATCTACCTGCGCCTGCGCGATCCCTTGCTGCGCCTCAACGGCGTCGGCGACATCACGGTGTTCGGCGGCTCGGAATACGCGCTGAGGCTCTGGCTCGACCCGAACAAGCTCGCCTCCTACCAGCTCTCGACCACCGACGTGATCAACGCGCTGCAGGAGCAGAACGTCCAGGTGGCGTCGGGTGCCCTCGGCGCGCCGCCGGCGCCCGCGAGCCAGGCCTTCCAGCTCACCGTGCAGACGCAAGGCCGGTTCCAGGATCCGAGCGAATTCCGCAAGGTCATCGTGAAGGCGTCCGACGGGCGCCTGGTGCGGGTCTCCGACATCGCCCGGGTCGAGCTCGGCCAGAAGGACTACACGACGAAGTCGTTCCTCAACGGCCAGCCGGCGATCGGCATCGGCGTGTTCCAGCGCCCCGGCACCAACGCGCTGGAGGCGGCCGAGCAGGTCCAGGCGCTGATGAAGACCCTGTCGAAGGACTTCCCGCCCGGCCTCGAATTCAAGATCGCCTACAACCCGACCGAGTTCATCGCCGAATCGGTGCACGAGGTCTACAAGACGCTCGGCGAGGCGGTGGTCCTCGTCGTGGTGGTGATCCTGGTCTTCCTGCAGAGCTGGCGCACCGCGATCATCCCGATCATCGCGATTCCCGTCTCGCTGATCGGCACCTTCGCGGTGATGGCGCTGCTCGGATTCTCGCTCAACAACCTGACGCTGTTCGGCCTCGTGCTCGCCATCGGCATCGTCGTCGACGACGCGATCGTGGTGGTGGAGAACGTCGAGCGCAACATGGCCGAGGGCCTGTCGCCCGGCGAGGCGGCCCACAAGACCATGGACGAGGTCGGCGGCGCGGTCGTCGCCATCGCGCTGGTGCTGTCGGCGGTGTTCATCCCCACCGCCTTCATCCCGGGCATCTCGGGCCAGTTCTACCGGCAGTTCGCGCTGACCATCGCGGCCTCGACCATCATCTCGATGTTCAACTCGCTGACGCTGTCGCCGGCGCTCTGCAAGCTGCTGCTGAAGCCCCATTCCGAGCACCACCGGCCGCGCTTCTTCCTCGCGCGGTTCGGGGCCTGGGCGGCCAACACCTTCAACCGCGCCTTCGACGCGACGGCGAACGGTTACGCGGCGACGATCCGCTTCCTCACCGGGCGCCTCGTGCCGCTGCTCGCCATGCTGCTGCTCTATGCCGGCGTGATCTACGGCGTGCTGCACCTCGTGCGCACCACGCCGACGGGATTCATCCCGCTCCAGGACCAGGGCTACCTGCTGGTGGTGGTGCAGCTGCCGCCGGGCTCGTCGCTGGAGCGGACGACGGCCGTGGTGCAGGAGGTGTCGCGCCGCTCCCTCGACATCGACGGCGTCGGCAACACCGTGGTCATCGCCGGCTTCGACGGCGCGACCTTCACCAACACCACCAACGGCGCGGTGATGTTCCTGCCGCTCAAGCCCTTCAAGGAGCGCCTGGAGAAGGGCCTCACGGCCGGCAAGGTCCTGCAGGCGGTGCTCGCCAAGACCGCGCCGATGCAAGAGGCGCGGATCATCGCGATCCCGCCGCCGCCGGTGCGCGGCCTCGGCAACGCCGGCGGCTTCAAGATGCAGGTGCAGAGCCGCGAGGGCTCGGACATCGCCCGGCTGCTCCAGGTCTCGGGTGATCTCATCGGGGCTGCCAACCGCGACCCGGCGCTCACCCGCGTGTTCACCACCTTCGGCAACGACACGCCGCAGATCTACCTCGACATCGACCGCACCGTGGCGCGGATGCTGAACGTGCCGCTCGCCAACGTGTTCTCGACCCTCCAGGTCAACCTGGGCGGCGCCTACGTCAATGACTTCAACACCTTCGGGCGCATCTACCAGGTCCGGGCCCAGGCCGACGCCAAGTACCGGATGGAGAAGGAGGACATCGAGCGGCTCAAGGTGCGCTCCTCCACCGGCGCGCTGGTGCCGATGGGGACGCTCGCCAGCATCCGCGACATCTCCGGACCCCAGATCGTCCAGCGCTACAACCTGTACTACTCGATCCCGGTGCAGGGCGATTCGCGGCCGGGCGTGTCCTCGGGCCAGTCCCTCGACGCGATGGAGAAGCTCGCCCGCCAGACCCTGCCCGACGGCATGAGCTTCGAGTGGACCGAGATCGCGTTCCAGGAGAAGGCCGTCGGCAACACGGCGATCTACGTCTTCGCGCTCGGCGTGCTGCTGGTCTTCCTGGTGCTCGCCGCGCAGTACGAGTCGTGGGCGCTGCCGCTCTCGATCCTGCTCGTCGTGCCGACCGGCGTGCTCGCGGCGCTCGCCGGCGTGCAGTTCCGGGCGCAGGACAACAACATCCTGACCCAGATCGGCCTCATCGTGCTCATCGGTCTCGCGGCGAAGAACGCGATCCTGATCGTCGAATTCGCCCACCAGATCGAGGAGAGCGAGCGCCGGGGGCCGGTCGCGGCCGCCGTCGAGGCGTGCCGGCTTCGCCTGCGGCCGATCCTGATGACCGCCTTCGCGTTCATCCTCGGCGTGGTGCCGCTCGCCTTCGCCACCGGCCCCGGCGCCGAGATGCGCCAGGCGCTCGGCACCGCGGTGCTGTTCGGCATGCTCGGCGCGACGATCTTCGGCCTGTTCCTGACCCCGGTCTTCTACGTGGTGATCCGCAACGTCTCGATCCGGATCAACCGCTGGCGCGGGGTCGACGACCATCACGGCGAGCCCGAGCCGGCGCGGTAA